In the Geobacter sp. FeAm09 genome, one interval contains:
- a CDS encoding efflux RND transporter periplasmic adaptor subunit, producing MKAVVLFLAGVVAMTLPACSSGKKSEQGAASAIPVKIGTPYHREDRQAVSVSGTTAAPDAPANVSFLVSGKVIQVGPREGDPVRKGQLLASVDPTDYRLALATATAQADMARVACERAEDEHRRMKMLFDSKSLAPNDYQKFRAAFESARQQVEQAAASEKLSRKHVADATLHAPVSGFIAKRAIEPGEMASPGRPVFEIVTLDTVEISVGVPETDVHLVRAGQKAEVTLPALPGRSFEGTVRLVNVSADPGTRTYMARISVPNPKHELRIGMVAEAHIRGDRTVKLLTLPVEAIVRDPQGATMVYVYYPAQGRAYAKRVETGAMHGKEIEIKGLTGDEPVILAGQERLRDGAPVSAIPAGEVPGKKTAAPEKGAR from the coding sequence ATGAAAGCAGTCGTTCTATTTCTGGCAGGGGTGGTGGCCATGACGCTTCCGGCCTGTTCATCGGGCAAAAAGAGTGAACAGGGCGCCGCTTCGGCGATACCGGTGAAGATCGGCACGCCGTACCATCGGGAAGACCGGCAGGCCGTGTCGGTCAGCGGGACCACCGCCGCTCCGGATGCGCCGGCAAATGTTTCGTTCCTCGTATCCGGCAAGGTGATCCAGGTCGGCCCGCGGGAAGGGGACCCCGTCAGGAAGGGGCAACTGCTGGCATCGGTCGATCCCACCGATTACCGGCTGGCCCTGGCAACGGCCACGGCACAGGCCGACATGGCCCGGGTCGCCTGTGAACGTGCCGAGGACGAGCATCGGCGGATGAAGATGCTGTTCGACTCCAAGAGCCTGGCGCCCAACGACTACCAGAAATTCAGGGCCGCATTCGAATCCGCCCGGCAGCAGGTGGAGCAGGCCGCTGCCTCGGAAAAGCTGTCCCGGAAACATGTGGCCGACGCAACGCTCCACGCCCCCGTCAGCGGGTTCATTGCCAAACGCGCCATCGAACCGGGCGAAATGGCGAGCCCTGGACGCCCGGTCTTTGAAATCGTCACGCTGGATACCGTAGAGATCAGCGTGGGGGTCCCCGAGACCGACGTGCACCTCGTCCGGGCGGGGCAGAAGGCCGAGGTTACGCTGCCGGCATTGCCGGGGAGATCATTCGAGGGGACCGTACGTCTCGTCAATGTTTCCGCCGATCCCGGCACGCGCACCTATATGGCCCGCATCAGCGTCCCGAACCCGAAACACGAGCTCAGGATCGGCATGGTTGCGGAAGCGCACATCCGCGGCGACAGGACGGTAAAGCTGCTGACCCTGCCGGTGGAGGCCATCGTGCGCGACCCGCAGGGCGCCACCATGGTCTACGTCTACTATCCCGCCCAGGGCCGGGCGTATGCCAAACGGGTCGAAACCGGCGCCATGCACGGTAAGGAGATCGAAATCAAGGGGCTCACGGGGGACGAGCCTGTCATCCTTGCCGGCCAGGAGCGCCTCCGGGACGGCGCCCCCGTTTCCGCCATACCGGCCGGGGAGGTTCCCGGAAAGAAGACAGCGGCACCTGAAAAGGGGGCGCGGTAA
- a CDS encoding FAD-binding protein produces MNRENNTENGISRRDFFKGSTATLAGLAVASAMPVKSVAGDIPAAYAEPKCGGWSWEKKVKITAGEIKKEIKTDVVVIGAGLSGIVAAISAAEQGAKVHLVDKNHIWAARGGHIAAFGSKIQKQIGVSPDYRQIIRAWVAWAQGRVDEKLLWDFAHKSGACMDWMMDICQKNGLTAALWEGYYKGPDYTEYPVTHFVHERGADLTYANGSAKGVGNIVLLPVLEKTAKELGVTISYKTPAVQVLTGDNGRATGIIAGKAGNYTKYTANAVIIATGDYASNKEMVKRYSPFSLHADAQIYFPNKCNTGDGLIMAMHAGGAMQKHEPHAAVIHLEAGAASYGFLHVNANGERFKNEDVNTQSKSCTKELQPHGIAWSVYDRDWAEQVKEQVDNNIAGGLFFGQTFQPWGKGFDIRMEKAIQEGHIKDGKVVVANSLEELARKMGVPAGNLKKAVKRYNDLYEMQDDPDYGKRAKLLTPIVKPPFYAGKLQSTVLTMCGGLHTDSRLLVLDKDDNPIEGLYVVGAAQGDFFANDYPTICPGIGHGRCLTFGRLAGIKAAGGDIDKAVPSLKI; encoded by the coding sequence ATGAACAGGGAAAACAATACAGAAAACGGTATTTCACGCAGGGATTTTTTTAAGGGTAGTACGGCGACGCTGGCTGGTCTGGCTGTCGCCAGCGCCATGCCCGTGAAAAGTGTGGCCGGCGATATTCCGGCTGCCTATGCAGAGCCCAAGTGCGGCGGCTGGAGTTGGGAGAAGAAGGTGAAGATCACTGCCGGGGAGATCAAGAAGGAAATCAAAACGGACGTTGTCGTCATCGGAGCGGGGCTTTCCGGCATCGTGGCAGCAATTTCAGCCGCTGAGCAAGGTGCAAAGGTTCATCTGGTCGACAAAAATCACATATGGGCTGCCCGCGGCGGCCATATCGCCGCGTTTGGCAGCAAGATCCAGAAGCAGATCGGGGTCAGTCCCGATTACCGCCAGATCATCCGGGCTTGGGTGGCGTGGGCCCAGGGACGGGTCGACGAAAAGCTTCTCTGGGACTTCGCCCACAAAAGCGGCGCCTGCATGGACTGGATGATGGACATTTGCCAAAAGAACGGCCTCACGGCGGCGCTGTGGGAAGGCTATTACAAGGGGCCTGACTACACCGAATATCCGGTTACCCATTTCGTCCACGAGCGTGGCGCGGACCTGACCTATGCCAACGGCAGCGCCAAAGGGGTCGGCAACATCGTCCTTCTGCCCGTGCTTGAGAAGACGGCCAAGGAGTTGGGGGTAACCATCAGCTACAAGACGCCAGCCGTGCAGGTCCTGACCGGTGACAACGGCAGGGCGACAGGCATCATAGCGGGAAAGGCGGGGAACTACACCAAGTACACCGCCAACGCCGTTATCATAGCAACTGGCGACTACGCCTCGAACAAGGAGATGGTCAAGCGCTACTCCCCGTTCTCTCTTCACGCCGACGCCCAGATATATTTCCCGAACAAGTGTAATACCGGTGACGGCTTGATCATGGCCATGCATGCCGGCGGAGCCATGCAGAAACACGAACCGCACGCTGCGGTTATTCATCTCGAGGCCGGGGCGGCCAGCTACGGTTTCCTCCATGTCAATGCCAACGGCGAGCGTTTCAAGAATGAAGACGTGAACACGCAGTCCAAGAGCTGCACCAAGGAGTTGCAGCCGCACGGTATTGCATGGTCCGTCTATGACCGGGATTGGGCCGAACAGGTGAAAGAGCAGGTCGATAACAACATCGCAGGGGGGCTGTTCTTCGGCCAGACCTTCCAGCCGTGGGGCAAGGGTTTCGATATCCGCATGGAAAAGGCTATCCAGGAAGGACACATCAAGGATGGCAAAGTCGTGGTCGCCAATTCACTTGAAGAGTTGGCAAGAAAAATGGGAGTCCCTGCCGGAAACCTCAAAAAAGCCGTCAAGCGGTACAACGACCTTTACGAGATGCAAGACGATCCTGATTACGGCAAGCGTGCGAAATTGCTCACGCCTATCGTGAAGCCTCCCTTCTATGCGGGCAAGTTGCAAAGCACGGTCCTTACCATGTGTGGCGGCCTGCACACGGACAGCCGGTTGCTGGTTCTGGACAAGGACGACAATCCCATCGAGGGGCTGTACGTGGTCGGCGCCGCCCAAGGCGACTTCTTTGCCAATGATTACCCAACGATCTGCCCAGGTATCGGGCACGGTCGCTGCCTCACCTTTGGCCGGTTGGCCGGCATCAAGGCGGCAGGCGGCGACATCGACAAAGCGGTCCCGTCGCTCAAGATTTGA
- a CDS encoding transporter has protein sequence MKILWRALFACLLLLSPTVSHGGDTNARDYLPAPSGTKVMLTYYKHITADSLYVGGERTSGFNYTQDLGFFRFVYFNTLFNMPIDYQVLGFYNNQTLNGTMSSSGVMDPSLVSTIWPVSNPASKTWVGFTQYVSMPIGQYNKNNALNPGNNVWAFKEELGLAQGIGEKLLFELEPSVEFYTDNEDNSTGRLSKRPLFQLNSHLSYDVTPKFFVSADYTYQNGGETTTAGVSDNNRTQSHRVGVSFNYKIADDLQAMVDYSATVDTENGPKANISGVRLMYVF, from the coding sequence ATGAAAATTTTATGGAGAGCTCTATTCGCATGCCTGTTACTGCTGTCCCCGACTGTGTCGCATGGCGGCGACACCAACGCCCGAGACTACCTTCCGGCGCCATCCGGCACCAAGGTAATGTTGACCTATTACAAGCACATTACTGCCGACAGCCTTTATGTCGGCGGAGAGCGCACGAGTGGCTTCAACTATACACAGGACCTCGGCTTCTTTAGGTTCGTCTACTTCAACACCCTGTTCAACATGCCGATCGACTACCAGGTGCTGGGTTTTTACAACAATCAGACCTTGAATGGCACCATGTCCAGCTCCGGCGTGATGGACCCGTCACTGGTGTCAACCATCTGGCCGGTCAGCAATCCGGCCTCAAAAACCTGGGTTGGCTTCACCCAGTACGTTTCGATGCCGATCGGCCAATACAACAAGAACAACGCACTGAATCCGGGGAACAACGTCTGGGCTTTCAAAGAGGAATTGGGATTAGCCCAGGGCATCGGCGAAAAGCTCCTCTTCGAGTTGGAACCTTCCGTGGAGTTTTACACGGACAATGAGGACAACTCCACCGGGCGGTTATCCAAACGTCCGCTGTTTCAGCTTAACAGCCACCTGAGTTACGACGTAACCCCCAAATTTTTTGTCTCCGCCGACTATACCTATCAAAACGGCGGCGAGACCACCACAGCCGGGGTCTCCGACAACAATAGGACCCAGTCACATCGGGTCGGAGTCAGCTTCAATTACAAGATAGCTGACGATCTGCAGGCGATGGTTGACTATTCCGCGACGGTCGACACCGAGAATGGGCCCAAGGCAAATATTTCGGGTGTGAGACTCATGTACGTATTCTAG
- a CDS encoding TetR/AcrR family transcriptional regulator, with translation MGIVERKERQKESLRQEILDAAREILLAEGYAKLSMRSIAKRIEYSPTTIYLYFKNKDEILFHLCDESLERQFEAMDAAADDKSSPLARLRATLRAYIDFGLSEPDRYQITYMTDISPYVSVTSILNEGSFGNKLLELVRRRLNDVLVESGSALDPESVFQALWAHSHGLVSLLISCPDFPWVERDKLIGTNIDISLKGLLR, from the coding sequence ATGGGCATAGTCGAACGAAAAGAACGGCAGAAAGAATCGCTCCGGCAGGAGATTCTCGACGCAGCGCGGGAAATCCTCCTCGCCGAGGGATATGCCAAGCTGTCCATGCGCAGCATAGCCAAGCGCATCGAGTATTCCCCCACCACGATCTACCTCTATTTCAAAAACAAGGACGAAATCCTCTTCCACCTCTGCGACGAATCGCTGGAGCGCCAATTCGAGGCTATGGATGCGGCGGCCGACGACAAATCATCCCCCCTGGCGCGGTTACGCGCAACGTTGCGGGCCTATATCGATTTCGGCCTCTCCGAACCGGACCGCTACCAGATTACCTACATGACCGATATTTCCCCGTATGTCAGCGTGACCAGCATATTGAACGAAGGGAGCTTCGGCAATAAGCTGCTCGAATTGGTGCGGCGGCGGCTGAACGACGTACTCGTGGAATCCGGGTCGGCCCTGGACCCGGAAAGCGTCTTCCAGGCGCTCTGGGCCCATAGTCACGGCCTCGTGTCGCTTTTGATAAGCTGCCCCGACTTCCCCTGGGTTGAACGGGACAAGCTCATTGGAACGAACATCGATATAAGCTTGAAGGGGTTACTGCGCTGA
- a CDS encoding efflux RND transporter permease subunit, which produces MNLAKASLRYPTVTVILAALLVIVGIRAFLVMPRTEDPTITIRTGLVLALYPGATSEQVEKQVTKTLEKHIFKFPEVRKGKTYSTSRPGLVAINVELEDYVKNADQFWAKLRNELNEARATELPDGVRGPMVNSDFGDTVAMLIAVHGKRYGYRELRDYVDRIQDELRSVRDIGKLATYGGQSEEILITSSLERVSQYFADPSRVVQALQQQNIIAGSGNFEAAHAKIPLRTTGFFTTEEQIRSTMVDVSKTGQPVYLRDFATVERRYQDPTFLVRHDGEPSILLSVEMQKGKNIVQLGEQIDRVFTRLKNALPPDVQLELIANQPAVVKSRMTSLSHEFLLAIGSVILVTVILLPIRVAVIAALAIPITLCATLGVMNALGIALHQVSIAALIVVLGIVVDDAIVIADNYVELLDRKVPKAEAAWRSATDVVVPVFTATVTIVFSFLPLLIISGSVGEFIMALPLTVAIALTVSFIVAVLFTPILCRFFIKKGLHDHENGETKGAKKTFSVLDALQAGYKILIARFMAKKRFAVLLGAGAFAAGVLLFGTVREQFFPSAERNQFVIDVWMSQGARIESTDAVMRRIESHLASRPGITHYASFVGQSAPRFYYNVNPQLPDAAYGQFIVNTKSVEATPLLVDELRTSLANLAPEALVIVKELQQGELLEAPIEVRISGDDIGELKRLAAQVQTIVSAVPYAQFVHNDFFNDSCLVDVNVNNELANRLGITNSSVSRLLSGALDGGPVNTLWEGDRPVSILLRLDQGSRTSFADVQNAYLTSRLTNASVPLRSIATLQPEWQTSRIVRRNGVRTITVRGFVKQGWYASDLLKTVRPHIKNLPLPPGYRIEYGGESSNSEQTLPEMTVALGISLLAIFLVLLVQFRTVSEPLVIMSSIPLALPGAVLGLLLTHNPFGFTAFMGMISLCGIVVRNAIILVDYIKEKIAEGESLEQAAREAGERRLRPIFLTTMAAAVGVTPMILSGSSLWSPLASVIAVGLILSMFFTLLVVPVLYVLVMSRRRGAAPPAMAVILAAAGLLAAGTGQAWAEQVKLTLHEAVDLARKQNAALKISQAKVRENRQRLVSARADYFPRLSNTTSYVGVSDQELVTVPAGSLGTIPGAGPFPSQTTTLRQGAAATLLSTTTLSQPLTQLFKVHEANKIADTDQKIAEADARKAEHEVILGVHQLYYGVLIAHKQQEAAQAAVAATREEVRESEDGVRAGNLLDVAAAGSRVQSLQSRHSLLAAEILITDLTAELNDLLGLAPDTELILATVAEAPPAPQPLSGYLRDALSRNPELLAARGSVIKAGHAVSAARDEYIPDISLFARHTYQDGVPFLVHNIGTFGVQMTWNILDWGSRRGVVGQRRAQMTQAEENVRRLEQRIAVDVAKAYRKLEQTRLMVDVAREALQLRKEQLRLSANRVKAGATTAARHAESVAAVAKAEADELQAELGYRLAQAELERIAGEAGH; this is translated from the coding sequence ATGAATCTGGCCAAGGCCTCCTTACGTTATCCGACCGTTACCGTGATCCTCGCGGCACTGCTGGTCATCGTCGGCATCCGCGCGTTCCTCGTCATGCCCCGCACGGAAGACCCCACCATAACGATACGCACCGGCCTGGTGCTGGCCCTCTACCCGGGCGCCACATCCGAACAGGTGGAAAAGCAGGTCACCAAAACCCTGGAAAAGCATATCTTCAAATTCCCCGAAGTCAGGAAGGGCAAGACCTATTCGACGAGCCGCCCCGGCCTGGTCGCCATCAATGTGGAGCTTGAGGACTACGTAAAAAATGCGGATCAATTCTGGGCCAAGCTGCGCAATGAACTGAACGAGGCCCGGGCCACGGAACTGCCCGACGGCGTGCGCGGCCCCATGGTGAACTCGGATTTCGGCGATACGGTGGCCATGCTCATCGCCGTGCACGGGAAACGCTACGGCTACCGGGAACTGCGCGATTACGTGGACCGGATTCAGGATGAGCTGCGGTCGGTCCGGGATATCGGCAAGCTGGCCACCTATGGCGGCCAGAGCGAGGAGATCCTGATCACCAGCAGCCTTGAGCGGGTTTCTCAGTATTTTGCCGATCCGTCCCGGGTGGTCCAGGCGCTGCAACAGCAAAACATCATCGCCGGCTCCGGGAACTTCGAGGCGGCCCATGCCAAGATCCCCCTGCGCACCACCGGCTTTTTCACCACGGAGGAGCAGATCCGCTCCACCATGGTCGATGTGTCCAAAACCGGGCAACCGGTCTACCTGCGCGACTTCGCCACGGTCGAACGCCGCTATCAGGACCCCACCTTTCTGGTGCGCCACGACGGCGAGCCGAGCATCCTTCTGTCCGTGGAGATGCAAAAGGGGAAGAACATCGTCCAACTCGGGGAACAGATCGACCGGGTCTTCACCCGCCTGAAAAACGCCCTGCCGCCGGACGTCCAGCTCGAATTGATCGCCAATCAGCCGGCGGTCGTGAAAAGCCGCATGACGAGCCTGAGCCACGAGTTCCTCCTGGCGATCGGCTCCGTGATCCTCGTGACCGTCATCCTCCTGCCGATCCGCGTTGCCGTGATCGCGGCCCTGGCCATACCCATCACGCTGTGTGCGACCCTGGGGGTCATGAACGCCCTGGGCATCGCCCTGCACCAGGTTTCCATCGCCGCCCTGATCGTGGTGCTCGGGATCGTTGTGGATGACGCCATCGTCATTGCGGACAACTATGTGGAGCTTCTCGACCGGAAGGTACCGAAAGCCGAGGCGGCCTGGCGTTCGGCTACCGACGTGGTGGTCCCGGTATTCACGGCGACGGTGACGATCGTCTTTTCCTTCCTGCCGCTCCTCATCATCAGCGGGTCGGTGGGTGAGTTCATCATGGCGCTGCCGCTCACGGTCGCCATCGCCCTGACGGTCTCCTTCATCGTGGCGGTGCTGTTCACCCCCATACTCTGCCGGTTCTTTATCAAAAAGGGGCTGCACGACCACGAAAACGGGGAAACGAAGGGTGCGAAAAAGACGTTCAGCGTGCTGGATGCACTCCAGGCCGGCTACAAGATCCTGATTGCCCGGTTCATGGCGAAAAAGAGGTTTGCCGTACTGCTCGGCGCCGGCGCCTTTGCCGCCGGCGTGCTCCTCTTCGGGACCGTGCGGGAGCAGTTCTTCCCCTCCGCCGAGCGCAACCAGTTCGTGATCGACGTGTGGATGAGCCAGGGAGCGCGCATCGAGAGCACGGACGCGGTAATGCGCCGCATCGAGAGCCACCTGGCGAGCAGGCCCGGGATCACCCACTACGCCAGCTTTGTCGGGCAGAGCGCCCCGCGCTTCTACTACAACGTGAACCCCCAGTTGCCGGACGCGGCCTATGGCCAGTTCATCGTCAACACGAAATCTGTCGAAGCGACGCCGCTGCTCGTCGACGAACTGCGCACCAGCCTGGCCAATCTGGCCCCCGAGGCGCTGGTCATCGTCAAGGAGCTGCAGCAGGGGGAACTGCTGGAAGCCCCGATCGAGGTCCGCATCTCCGGCGACGATATCGGCGAACTGAAGCGCCTGGCCGCCCAGGTCCAGACCATCGTTTCCGCCGTCCCGTACGCCCAGTTTGTCCACAACGATTTTTTCAACGATTCGTGCCTGGTGGATGTGAACGTCAACAACGAACTGGCGAACCGGCTCGGCATAACGAACTCCTCCGTTTCCCGGCTCTTGAGCGGCGCCCTTGACGGCGGCCCGGTCAACACCCTGTGGGAGGGGGACCGGCCGGTGAGCATACTGCTTCGCCTCGACCAGGGCTCCCGCACCTCGTTCGCCGATGTGCAAAACGCCTACCTGACATCCCGGCTTACCAACGCCAGCGTGCCGCTCCGCTCCATTGCGACCCTCCAGCCTGAATGGCAAACCAGCCGGATTGTCCGCCGCAACGGCGTGAGGACCATCACGGTGCGAGGTTTCGTCAAGCAGGGGTGGTATGCCTCCGACCTGTTGAAAACCGTCCGGCCGCACATAAAAAACCTGCCGCTCCCCCCGGGCTACCGGATCGAATACGGCGGGGAAAGTTCCAACAGCGAGCAGACCCTGCCGGAGATGACAGTGGCCCTCGGCATCAGCCTGCTGGCCATCTTCCTGGTCCTTCTCGTCCAGTTCAGGACCGTGAGCGAACCTCTGGTCATCATGTCGTCCATACCGTTGGCCCTGCCCGGGGCGGTGCTTGGCCTGTTGCTCACGCACAATCCCTTCGGCTTTACCGCCTTCATGGGGATGATCAGCCTCTGCGGCATCGTGGTGCGCAACGCCATCATCCTGGTGGACTACATCAAGGAGAAAATAGCCGAGGGCGAAAGCCTGGAGCAGGCGGCAAGGGAGGCGGGGGAACGCCGGCTGCGTCCCATCTTCCTGACGACCATGGCCGCTGCGGTGGGGGTGACGCCCATGATCCTCTCCGGGTCCAGCCTCTGGAGCCCCCTGGCCAGCGTCATCGCGGTGGGGTTGATCCTCTCCATGTTCTTTACGCTCTTGGTGGTGCCGGTCCTCTACGTGCTCGTCATGTCGCGGAGGAGGGGGGCCGCCCCCCCTGCCATGGCCGTGATCCTGGCCGCGGCCGGCCTGCTGGCGGCCGGAACGGGGCAGGCTTGGGCGGAGCAGGTGAAGCTCACGCTCCACGAAGCGGTGGACCTGGCGCGGAAACAGAATGCCGCGCTGAAGATCTCCCAGGCAAAGGTTCGGGAGAATCGGCAGCGCCTTGTTTCGGCCCGGGCGGACTATTTCCCCCGGCTGTCCAACACGACGTCGTATGTGGGCGTTTCCGACCAGGAACTGGTCACCGTACCCGCCGGCAGCCTGGGCACCATCCCGGGAGCAGGGCCCTTTCCGTCGCAAACCACCACGCTCCGCCAGGGTGCCGCCGCTACATTGCTCAGCACCACGACCCTGAGCCAGCCGTTGACGCAACTGTTCAAGGTCCACGAAGCCAACAAGATTGCGGATACGGACCAGAAGATCGCGGAAGCGGACGCCAGGAAGGCGGAACATGAGGTGATCCTTGGGGTACACCAACTCTATTATGGCGTGTTGATCGCCCACAAACAGCAAGAGGCGGCCCAGGCGGCAGTGGCGGCTACACGGGAAGAGGTGCGGGAAAGCGAGGATGGCGTCAGGGCCGGCAATCTGCTCGATGTCGCGGCAGCGGGCAGCCGCGTGCAGAGCCTCCAAAGCAGGCATTCGCTCCTGGCCGCCGAGATCCTGATAACCGATTTGACGGCGGAACTGAACGACCTTCTGGGGCTTGCGCCGGATACGGAACTGATTCTGGCGACGGTGGCTGAAGCGCCGCCCGCCCCTCAGCCCCTCTCCGGGTATCTCCGGGACGCGCTCTCCCGCAATCCCGAACTGCTGGCGGCACGGGGTTCCGTGATAAAGGCCGGCCATGCCGTGAGCGCCGCCCGTGACGAGTATATCCCGGATATCAGCCTGTTTGCCCGCCACACCTATCAGGACGGCGTGCCGTTCCTGGTGCACAACATCGGAACCTTCGGCGTGCAGATGACCTGGAACATCCTCGATTGGGGGAGCCGCCGGGGCGTCGTCGGCCAGCGCAGGGCGCAGATGACCCAGGCCGAGGAAAACGTGAGGCGGCTGGAACAGCGGATAGCGGTCGACGTCGCCAAGGCGTACCGGAAGCTGGAACAGACCCGGCTGATGGTGGATGTGGCCCGGGAGGCGCTGCAACTGCGGAAGGAGCAACTGCGCCTGAGCGCCAACCGGGTGAAGGCCGGGGCCACCACGGCAGCCCGCCATGCCGAATCGGTTGCCGCCGTCGCAAAGGCCGAGGCCGATGAACTTCAGGCTGAGTTGGGATACCGCCTTGCCCAGGCGGAGTTGGAGCGGATCGCCGGCGAGGCTGGCCATTAA